One genomic region from Mus musculus strain NOD/MrkTac chromosome 4 genomic contig, GRCm38.p6 alternate locus group NOD/MrkTac MMCHR4_NOD_IDD9_2 encodes:
- the LOC115486443 gene encoding gastrula zinc finger protein XlCGF26.1-like: protein MDVMLENYNNLLFVENHCICGKNGKVLDQDSQYIVHEHMNIQEKSSKWDKLSNVILESLQCTPYKTNHSSDALQFSNQKRLKPRNTKEVCKYNDSVNSLTLFSTISLNQGINMQKKKHNRNAELEKVFVSKHKVMVKKDNIAGNPYKCSEFYKYLIQREKLQSQQRIYHGKKPYKSSKSDKCFTHQIHLSIHQGIYTEEKIYKCSECDKCFKHKFNLTMHQRIHTGEKPYKCSECGKCFTEKSSLRIHQRIHTGEKPYKCSECDKCFTKQSHLSIHQRIHTGEKPYKCSECDKCFTKQSHLSIHQRIHTGEKPYKCTECGKCFTEKSSLRIHQRIHTGEKPYKCTECDKCFTEKGSLRIHQRIHTGEKPYKCSECDKCFTEKGSLRIHQRIHTGEKPYKCSECDKCFSGKGSLRMHQRIHTGEKPYKCSECDKCFTKQSHLNIHQRIHTGEKPYKCSECEKCFNEKNSLKIHQRIHTGERPYKCSECDKCFSRKFHLGIHQKIHTGKKPYKCSECDECFTQKSFLNIHQSIHAGEKPYKCSECDKCFTQKSFLNIHQRIHAGEKPYKCSECDKCFTTKGNLIIHQRFHTREKPYKCSECDKCFTTKGNLIIHQRIHTGEKPYKCSECDKCFTQKSHLSIHQKIHTGEKPYK, encoded by the coding sequence aaaatcattGCATATGTGGAAAGAATGGGAAGGTATTGGATCAAGACAGCCAGTACATTGTCCATGAACACATGAATATTCAAGAGAAGTCTTCTAAATGGGACAAGCTTAGCAATGTGATTCTTGAATCCCTCCAGTGTACACCTTACAAAACTAATCACAGCTCTGATGCTCTTCAATTCTCGAACCAAAAAAGACTTAAGCCCAGGAACACTAAAGAAGTTTGCAAATACAATGACTCTGTAAACAGTTTAACTTTGTTTTCTACCATTAGTCTCAATCAAGGAAttaacatgcagaagaaaaaACACAACCGAAATGCAGAATTAGAGAAGGTTTTTGTTTCTAAACATAAAGTCATGGTGAAAAAAGACAATATTGCAGGGaacccttacaaatgtagtgaattttACAAATATCTTATCCAGAGAGAAAAACTACAAAGTCAGCAGAGAATTTATCATGGAAAGAAACCTTACAAAAGTAGTAaaagtgacaaatgctttacccatcagatccatcttagtattcatcagggaatttatacagaagagaaaatttacaaatgtagtgaatgtgacaaatgtttTAAACACAAATTCAATCTTACTatgcatcagagaattcatacaggagagaaaccttacaaatgcagtgaatgtggcaaatgctttactgaaaaaagcagtctgagaattcatcagagaattcatacaggagagaaaccttacaaatgcagtgaatgtgacaaatgctttaccaaaCAATcccatcttagtattcatcagagaattcatacaggagagaaaccttacaaatgcagtgaatgtgacaaatgctttaccaaaCAATcccatcttagtattcatcagagaattcatacaggagagaaaccttacaaatgcactgaatgtggcaaatgctttactgaaaaaagcagtctgagaattcatcagagaattcatacaggagagaaaccttacaaatgcactgaatgtgacaaatgctttactgaaaaaggcagtctgagaattcatcagagaattcatacaggagagaaaccttacaaatgcagtgaatgtgacaaatgctttactgaaaaaggcagtctgagaattcatcagagaattcatacaggagagaaaccttacaaatgcagtgaatgtgacaaatgcttttctGGAAAAGGCAGTCTGAGAatgcatcagagaattcatacaggagagaagccttacaaatgcagtgaatgtgacaaatgctttaccaaaCAATCCCATCTtaatattcatcagagaattcatacaggagagaaaccttacaaatgcagtgaatgtgaaaAATGCTTTAATGAAAAAAACAGTCTGaaaattcatcagagaattcatacaggagagagaccttacaaatgtagtgaatgtgacaaatgcttttccCGAAAATTCCATCTTGGTattcatcagaaaattcatacaggaaagaaaccttacaaatgtagtgaatgtgacgaATGCTTTACCCAAAAATCCTTTCTTAATATTCATCAGAGCATTcatgcaggagagaaaccttacaaatgcagtgaatgtgacaaatgctttactcaAAAATCCTTTCTtaatattcatcagagaattcatgcaggagagaaaccttacaaatgcagtgaatgtgacaaatgctttactacAAAAGGCAATCTGATAATTCATCAGAGATTTCATAcaagagagaaaccttacaaatgtagtgaatgtgacaaatgctttactacAAAAGGCAATCTGataattcatcagagaattcatacaggagagaaaccttacaaatgtagtgaatgtgacaaatgtttTACCCAGAAATcccatcttagtattcatcagaaaattcatacaggagagaaaccttacaaatag